From one Pseudobacteroides sp. genomic stretch:
- a CDS encoding amino acid ABC transporter permease, whose protein sequence is MDLDKLIGYMPALLEGAGNTMLLTIVSVFFGSILGLFLALGRLSKSKLIDRICWFYIWLFRGTPLLMQLFFIYYALPNIHTAFTLPGQWIPALLALALNSAAYLAEIIRAAIQSIDKGQMEAAKALGMSYGQAMRRVIVPQSYRRLISPVGNELIALLKDSSLVAMIAMTELMKVTNQISTRESNAAIYIPAAILYLTMTTFFTLIFEKLEKKYSVYE, encoded by the coding sequence TTGGACTTGGATAAACTTATCGGATATATGCCGGCACTTCTGGAAGGTGCTGGTAACACTATGCTTTTGACTATTGTATCTGTCTTTTTCGGCTCCATTCTAGGGCTGTTCTTGGCACTTGGCAGGTTGTCAAAAAGCAAATTGATAGATCGAATTTGCTGGTTTTACATATGGCTTTTTAGAGGTACCCCTTTATTAATGCAACTGTTTTTCATATACTATGCCCTCCCTAATATTCATACGGCATTTACGCTTCCGGGCCAATGGATCCCTGCACTTTTAGCACTTGCCTTAAACTCGGCAGCTTATCTTGCAGAGATAATCAGAGCTGCAATACAGTCAATCGATAAAGGCCAGATGGAAGCAGCCAAGGCTTTGGGTATGAGCTACGGACAGGCAATGAGAAGAGTTATCGTCCCTCAATCCTACAGAAGACTTATTTCTCCTGTCGGAAATGAGCTCATTGCACTATTAAAGGATTCTTCTCTTGTTGCGATGATCGCCATGACAGAGCTTATGAAAGTAACCAACCAGATCTCTACAAGGGAGTCAAACGCTGCCATATACATTCCGGCAGCTATATTGTACCTGACAATGACAACATTCTTTACATTAATATTTGAAAAGCTTGAGAAAAAGTATTCGGTATATGAATAG
- a CDS encoding amino acid ABC transporter ATP-binding protein — protein MVKMEKVAKSFGTLEVLKNINFEVSKGEVVCIIGPSGSGKSTMLRCLNHLERITSGSVYIEDELIDQRVSGKDQLKISHKKVSEICTTLGMVFQRFNLFPHMTVLQNVIEAPITVKKLSVKEATDYGLMLLKKVGLEDKKDEFPSRLSGGQQQRVAIARALAMKPKIMLFDEPTSALDPELVGEVLEVMKELAKDGMTMLVVTHEMGFAKEVASRVLFMDRGEILEEGTPEQIFTDPKHERTKSFLQKVL, from the coding sequence ATGGTAAAAATGGAAAAAGTAGCTAAATCCTTCGGCACCCTCGAGGTGTTGAAAAATATAAACTTTGAGGTTTCAAAGGGTGAGGTTGTATGCATCATTGGCCCTAGCGGCTCAGGCAAAAGCACCATGCTAAGATGCCTCAATCACCTAGAGCGTATTACCTCTGGCAGTGTTTATATTGAGGACGAATTAATAGACCAAAGGGTATCGGGGAAAGATCAACTAAAGATTTCCCACAAGAAAGTTTCTGAAATATGTACCACGCTGGGAATGGTTTTTCAGAGATTCAATCTCTTTCCTCACATGACTGTTCTTCAAAATGTTATTGAGGCACCGATTACAGTTAAAAAGCTTTCCGTAAAGGAAGCTACGGACTACGGATTAATGCTGCTTAAGAAGGTAGGTCTTGAGGATAAAAAGGATGAATTTCCATCCAGGCTCTCAGGCGGTCAGCAGCAGAGGGTTGCCATTGCAAGGGCACTTGCAATGAAACCTAAAATAATGCTGTTTGATGAGCCCACTTCTGCATTAGACCCTGAGCTGGTCGGTGAGGTACTAGAGGTAATGAAAGAACTTGCAAAAGACGGAATGACAATGCTGGTAGTAACCCACGAGATGGGATTTGCAAAGGAAGTAGCCAGCAGAGTCCTGTTTATGGACAGGGGTGAAATCTTGGAGGAAGGTACACCAGAGCAAATTTTTACCGACCCAAAGCATGAGAGAACAAAATCATTCCTGCAAAAAGTACTGTAA
- a CDS encoding ABC transporter substrate-binding protein — MLRFKKGNLLLAASLAIILLLTLSACGNNTESSQNSDTDAKSDVLLVGVDDSYPPMEFKDSDGKTTIGFDVDVAKELAKRLGKSDVQFISNDWTGIFQALEINKFDVIISSVSINEERQKEHSLTKPYIANKQVIVTKKSTSDIKSPDDLKGKKVGLQAGTTSEDFLRDLVSKNKINENDMSTYPLVTQPFMDLDAGRLDAVMVDIVVAKYYIANNKDKYNLAWESVDAEPMALCFKKKDAELRDKANTILDEMQADGTMKKISEKWFGEDVTKNLQ, encoded by the coding sequence ATGTTGAGATTTAAAAAAGGTAATTTGCTTCTTGCCGCATCTTTAGCTATCATTTTACTTCTAACATTAAGTGCTTGCGGAAACAATACGGAAAGCTCTCAAAACTCTGATACAGATGCTAAAAGCGATGTTCTACTAGTTGGTGTTGATGATAGCTATCCTCCTATGGAATTTAAGGATTCCGACGGAAAAACAACAATCGGTTTTGATGTTGATGTTGCAAAAGAATTGGCTAAAAGGCTTGGCAAGTCAGATGTACAGTTTATTTCAAACGATTGGACAGGTATCTTCCAGGCACTTGAGATCAACAAGTTTGATGTAATTATTTCTTCTGTCAGCATCAATGAAGAAAGACAGAAAGAGCACTCACTTACAAAGCCATACATAGCGAACAAGCAGGTTATCGTGACCAAAAAATCAACTTCGGACATAAAGTCTCCTGATGACCTCAAAGGTAAGAAAGTAGGCTTACAAGCAGGAACTACTTCTGAAGATTTTCTAAGGGATCTTGTTAGTAAAAATAAAATTAACGAAAACGATATGTCGACATATCCCCTTGTAACACAGCCATTTATGGATTTAGACGCAGGAAGGCTGGATGCTGTAATGGTTGATATTGTAGTTGCCAAATACTATATCGCAAATAACAAGGATAAGTATAATCTTGCCTGGGAAAGTGTCGATGCTGAGCCAATGGCTTTATGCTTCAAAAAGAAAGATGCCGAATTAAGAGACAAAGCAAATACAATTCTTGATGAAATGCAAGCTGACGGAACAATGAAGAAAATTTCTGAAAAATGGTTTGGAGAAGATGTAACTAAAAATCTACAGTAA